The Coregonus clupeaformis isolate EN_2021a unplaced genomic scaffold, ASM2061545v1 scaf0923, whole genome shotgun sequence genome includes a window with the following:
- the LOC121556181 gene encoding SIN3-HDAC complex-associated factor has translation MFGFHKSKIYRSHEGCCICKTKSSSSRFTDSSRYEETFRLCFGLSEDRVGDICNACVLLVKRWKKLPKGSKKNWNHVVDARAGPGFKLTKPKKMKNSDGKKKSKLKRLHKFKRQNSDAHSTTSSMSPSQSPSYESDDGSDVESKQRRPTPSVFSFLDRSYWKRQKVCCGIVYKGRFGEVMIDPRLFKPCCSSKKQETLVPLPAIHPPPLPLPEALKEDW, from the exons ATGTTTGGTTTTCACAAGTCGAAAATATATCGCAGCCATGAAGGATGTTGCATTTGCAAGACCAAGTCCTCCAGTTCACGCTTTACTGACAGCAGCAGATATGAAGAAACCTTCAGGCTATGTTTTGG GTTGTCAGAGGATCGTGTGGGAGACATCTGCAATGCCTGTGTGCTGTTAGTAAAAAGATGGAAAAAACTGCCAAAAGGCTCTAAGAAGAACTGGAACCAT GTTGTGGATGCAAGAGCTGGGCCTGGCTTCAAGCTAACCAAACCCAAGAAGATGAAGAACAGTGATGGGAAGAAGAAAAGCAAGCTGAAGAGGCTTCACAAATTCAAAAGACAAA ACTCTGATGCCCACAGCACGACCTCAAGCATGTCTCCATCCCAGTCCCCCAGTTACGAGTCAGATGACGGCTCAGACGTGGAGTCCAAACAGAGGCGCCCCACTCCTTCTGTCTTTTCCTTCCTGGACCGTTCTTACTGGAAAAG GCAAAAGGTGTGCTGTGGGATTGTCTACAAAGGGCGTTTTGGTGAGGTGATGATTGACCCACGTCTCTTCAAGCCATGCTGCAGCTCTAAGAAGCAGGAGACGTTGGTTCCCCTTCCTGCCATTCACCCACCGCCTCTCCCGCTACCGGAGGCCCTGAAAGAGGACTGGTGA
- the LOC121556201 gene encoding LOW QUALITY PROTEIN: DENN domain-containing protein 5A (The sequence of the model RefSeq protein was modified relative to this genomic sequence to represent the inferred CDS: inserted 1 base in 1 codon; deleted 5 bases in 5 codons) yields MTTGFSSNSCRFADYFVICGLDTESGLEPDELSALCQYIEATKFRDGARGLASADEGENFEQSPLRRTFKSKVLAHYPENVEWSPFDQDAVGMLCMPKGLSFRTQADTREPQFHPFIITREDGSRTYGFALTFYEEVTSKQICSAMQTLYHMHNAEQYDILHTPTTPRCPEEQRHLHPHPLNPHPQHTLLPTPSISRLQRFNSYDISRDTLYVSKCICLIAPMAFPQACRKVLQQLHQAVSSPQXPPLPLESYVYNILYEVPLPPAGRSLKFSGVYGPVVCQRPSTAELPLFDFPISQVFELLGVENVLQLFTCALLEIQILLYSQHYQRLMTVAESITALMFPFQWQHVYVPILPASLLHFLDAPVPYLMGLHSNGEGDRTKLELPQEANLCFVDIDNHFIELPEDLPQFPNKLEFIQEISEVLLAFGVSPEGNPHHSQGQAKHRCLRSTDMVTDRRNGNLASSPLNSYLLRENETIARLQALVKRTGVSLEKLDVREDASSNKDLKVQCDEEELKMHQLNIQVREVFANRFTQMFADYEAFVIQPSQDKESWFSNRDQMQNFDKVRFLSDQPEPYLPFLSRFLDSDVCSSFIDSKILCHDDEDKEHTLRVFDFRVDKIRMLNVRTPTLRTSMYQKCTNIDEAEKAIEMRVVKIDHTALHPHLLDMKIGQGRYEHGFFPRLQSDVLSTGPISNKWAKRSAPAQWRRKDRQKQHAEHLYLDNDQREKYIQEARNLGTTIRQPKLSNLSPSVIAQTNWKFVEGLLKECRNKTKRMLVEKMGREAVELGHGEVSITGVEENTLIASLCDLLERIWSHGLQVKQGKSALWSHLHHYQESKEKTDATPAGLGPPGLIHNTERRKSEAGAALLPLKVSLIRDMRHIQNIGEIKTDVGKARAWVRLSMEKKLLSRHLKKLLSDHELTKKLYKRYAFLRCDDEKEQFLYHLLSFNAVDYFCFTNVFTTIMIPYHVLVIPSKKLGGSMFTANPWVCVSGELAETGVLQVPKHTQEITFECQNLGKLTTVQMGHDNSGLYAKWLVEYVMVRNEITGHAYKFPCGRWLGKGVDDGSLERVLVGELVTPNSENEDRMCRTPPMQQSPGMMRRFVTISPNSKPKLNTGQIQEGVGEAINGIVKHFHKPEKERGSLTLLLCGEYGLVWALEQVFQHGFKSPRLFKNVFIWDLLEKSQVYFESAEQREVTPDENWQTRVRHFCRFMRAINSTSRNIGKDGKFQMLVCLGARDHLLHHWIALLADCPITVQMYEDTALIKDRSLVNSLIRVLQTLQEFNITLEASLVKGIGI; encoded by the exons CTTTATGCCAGTATATAGAGGCTACTAAATTCAGAGATGGGGCCAGAGGATTGGCGAGTGCAGATGAAg gtGAGAATTTTGAGCAGAGTCCACTGCGGAGAACTTTTAAATCCAAAGTTCTAGCGCACTACCCAGAGAATGTGGAGTGGAGTCCATTTGACCAGGATGCCGTTGGCATG CTGTGTATGCCAAAGGGTCTGTCCTTCCGGACACAGGCGGACACACGCGAGCCTCAGTTTCACCCCTTCATCATCACACGGGAGGACGGCTCGCGGACGTATGGCTTCGCCCTCACCTTCTACGAGGAGGTGACCAGCAAGCAGATCTGCAGCGCCATGCAGACCCTGTACCACATGCACAATGCCGAACAATATGACATCCTGCACACCCCCACCACCCCGCGGTGCCCAGAGGAGCAGCGCCACCTCCATCCCCACCCTCTCAACCCCCACCCCCAACACACGCTCCTCCCCACACCCTCCATCTCCCGGCTGCAGCGCTTCAACTCCTACGACATCAGCCGCGACACGCTCTACGTGTCCAAGTGCATCTGCCTCATCGCACCCATGGCCTTCCCCCAGGCCTGCAGGAAGGTGCTCCAGCAGCTCCACCAGGCCGTCTCCTCCCCCC CCCCGCCCCTCCCCCTGGAGAGCTACGTCTACAACATCCTATACGAAGTGCCCCTGCCTCCCGCTGGGCGCTCCCTGAAGTTCTCGGGGGTGTACGGGCCAGTGGTGTGCCAGAGGCCCAGCACGGCAGAGCTGCCTCTCTTTGACTTCCCTATCAGCCAGGTGTTTGAGCTGCTGGGGGTGGAGAATGTCCTCCAGCTGTTTACTTGCGCCCTGCTGGAGATCCAGATTCTGCTCTACTCACAGC ATTACCAGAGGCTGATGACTGTGGCAGAGAGCATCACAGCCTTAATGTTCCCTTTCCAGTGGCAGCATGTCTATGTGCCCATCCTGCCTGCCTCACTGCTGCACTTCCTGGATGCCCCCGTGCCCTACCTGATGGGTCTGCACTCCAACGGAGAGGGTGACCGCACCAAACTAGAGCTGCCCCAGGAG GCCAACTTGTGTTTCGTGGACATCGACAACCACTTCATCGAACTGCCAGAGGACCTTCCTCAGTTCCCCAACAAGCTAGAGTTCATCCAGGAGATCTCCGAGGTGCTGTTGGCCTTCGGCGTGTCTCCAGAGGGAAACCCGCACcacagccagggccaggccaaaCACCGGTGCTTACGCTCCACCGACATGGTCACGGACAGACGCAACGGCAACCTGGCCAGCTCGCCCCTCAACTCCTACCTGCTGAGGGAGAACGAGACCATCGCCAGACTGCAGGCCCTGGTCAAGAGGACTGGGGTCAGCCTGGAGAAG cTGGATGTGAGGGAGGATGCCAGCAGCAACAAGGACCTGAAGGTGCAGTGTGATGAGGAGGAGCTGAAGATGCACCAGCTCAACATCCAGGTGCGAGAGGTCTTCGCCAACCGCTTCACCCAGATGTTTGCCGACTACGAGGCGTTTGTCATCCAGCCCAGCCAGGACAAG GAGTCCTGGTTCAGCAACAGGGACCAGATGCAGAACTTTGACAAGGTGAGAT TTCTCTCTGACCAGCCTGAGCCCTACCTGCCCTTCCTGTCCCGTTTCCTG GACTCAGATGTTTGCTCCTCCTTCATCGATAGTAAGATCCTTTGCCATGATGACGAGGACAAGGAACACACGTTGAGGGTGTTTGACTTCCGCGTGGACAAAATCCGC ATGCTGAACGTGCGCACGCCCACTCTGCGCACCTCCATGTACCAGAAGTGCACCAATATCGACGAGGCGG AGAAGGCCATAGAGATGCGGGTGGTTAAGATCGACCACACGGCACTGCATCCCCACCTGCTGGATATGAAGATTGGCCAGGGTCGCTACGAACACGGCTTCTTTCCCCGGCTGCAGTCTGACGTGCTCTCCACTGGACCCATCAGCAACAA ATGGGCGAAGAGGAgtgctccagcacagtggaggaGGAAGGACAGACAGAAACAGCACGCTGAACACCTTTACCTGGACAACGaccagagagag AAATACATCCAGGAGGCCAGGAACCTGGGCACTACCATCCGGCAGCCCAAGCTGTCCAACCTCTCCCCCTCAGTCATCGCTCAGACCAACTGGAAGTTTGTGGAGGGTCTGCTGAAGGAGTGCAGGAATAAG ACCAAGCGCATGCTGGTTGAGAAGATGGGCAGGGAGGCGGTGGAGCTGGGTCATGGGGAGGTCAGCATTACAGGCGTGGAGGAGAACACACTTATCGCTTCCCTCTGTGACCTGCTGGAGAGGATCTGGAGCCAC GGGCTGCAGGTCAAACag GGTAAATCTGCCTTGTGGTCCCACCTGCACCACTATCAGGAGAGCAAAGAGAAGACGGATGCAACGCCAGCCGGTTTGGGTCCCCCAG GTCTCATCCACAACACAGAGAGACGCAAGTCTGAA GCTGGCGCTGCCTTGCTCCCTCTCAAGGTATCCCTGATCAGGGACATGAG ACACATCCAGAACATTGGGGAGATCAAGACAGACGTGGGCAAGGCCAGGGCCTGGGTGaggctctccatggagaagaaactgcTGTCCAGGCACCTCAAAAAGCTGCTGTCTGACCATGAACTTACAAA GAAACTATACAAGCGTTATGCTTTTCTGCGCTGTGACGATGAGAAAGAGCAGTTCCTGTACCACCTCCTGTCCTTCAACGCTGTGGACTACTTCTGTTTCACTAATGTCTTCACCACCATCA TGATCCCATACCATGTGCTGGTGATTCCCAGTAAGAAACTAGGAGGCTCCATGTTCACAGCCAAcccctgggtgtgtgtgtctggggagCTGGCTGAGACCGGGGTGCTCCAGGTCCCCAAGCACACTCAGGAGATCACCTTTGAG tgCCAGAACCTGGGCAAGCTGACCACAGTGCAGATGGGCCATGATAACTCAGGCCTTTACGCCAAGTGGCTTGTGGAGTATGTTATGGTCCGGAATGAGATCACAGGGCATGCTTACAA gttcccGTGTGGCCGGTGGCTGGGGAAGGGGGTGGACGATGGCAGTCTGGAGAGGGTCCTGGTGGGAGAGCTAGTGACACCAAACTCAGAGAACGAGGACAGAATGTGTCGTACGCCCCCCATGCAGCAGTCCCCTGGGATGATGAGGAGGTTCGTCACCATCTCACCAAACAGCAAACCAA AGTTGAACACTGGTCAGATCCAAGAGGGAGTGGGAGAAGCCATCAATGGGATAGTGAAGCACTTCCACAAGCCAGAGAAGGAG AGGGGCAGTCTGACCCTTCTGCTGTGTGGGGAGTATGGTCTAGTCTGGGCTTTAGAGCAGGTGTTCCAGCATGGCTTCAAATCCCCACGCCTCTTTAAGAATGTCTTCATCTGGGACCTCTTAG AAAAGTCACAAGTGTACTTTGAGAGTGCTGAGCAGAGGGAGGTGACTCCAGATGAGAACTGGCAAACCAGAGTACGCCACTTCTGCCGCTTCATGCGGGCCATCAACAGCACATCTAGGAACATAGGCAAGGATGGGAAGTTCCAGATGCTGGTGTGTCTGGGTGCCAG GGACCATTTGTTACACCACTGGATCGCTCTCCTCGCAGACTGTCCAATCACGGTGCAAATGTACGAGGACACAGCACTGATAAAGGACCGCTCATTGGTAAATTCTCTGATCAGAGTGCTACAGACTTTGCAGGAATTCAACATTACCCTAGAAGCTTCACTTGTCAAAGGGATCGGTATCTAG